A single Drosophila ananassae strain 14024-0371.13 chromosome 3L, ASM1763931v2, whole genome shotgun sequence DNA region contains:
- the LOC6495633 gene encoding keratin, type I cytoskeletal 9 isoform X2 translates to MRAFMLLPFLALLVCVRAAVTGPEARSSVDSKDRQVATAGVGVLDSVLRGKSRQSRCVRCYEDRDRDRYYGGYSSRTGDDSRGSSWYYSGYEDRGSSRDRDYDRYYDRYRYYDDRYTPRTYDRYEGRGYDEYRRPSAYGSYDRERGYGYDNRDRYYTDRYSEGSSRDRYYDRSRSGYDRYDPYDRYYSRGQSGFDNSGRGYYFATDEDDGDMRNRGSGYAYNRPSNSLSTPCGRISGNCPYAGAGYSKVTSSAIGSDSSRIPGHTNVLGSEGGGWTYLGDRDRDRDQDKVSGKGSSSGGGSSSSSNSVSSNGNGGSGSGGSRDRDRDRDAQSSSYGGRPRPLGVSYLLERDSDSSSDGPGKPANPAGGGVGGGGGTNGGAGGQSMPIPAAQTAAEGSSGTAEQ, encoded by the exons TTGCCCTTCTTAGCCCTGCTCGTCTGTGTGCGAGCGGCGGTGACCGGACCCGAGGCTAGGTCCAGTGTGGACTCCAAGGATCGGCAAGTGGCCACCGCGGGTGTGGGAGTCCTGGACTCGGTCCTGCGTGGCAAGAGCCGGCAGTCGCGCTGTGTACGCTGCTACGAGGATCGTGATCGGGATCGTTATTACGGCGGATACTCCAGCCGAACCGGAGACGATTCTCGCGGTAGTTCCTGGTATTATTCCGGGTACGAGGATCGCGGCAGCAGTCGGGATCGTGACTACGACAGGTATTATGACCGTTATCGGTACTACGATGATCGGTATACCCCAAGGACCTACGACCGGTACGAGGGTCGGGGCTACGACGAATACAGGCGTCCCTCGGCCTATGGATCCTACGACAGGGAGCGCGGCTATGGCTACGATAACCGAGATCGATACTACACCGATCGCTATAGTGAAGGTTCGTCTAGGG ATCGGTACTACGACCGCTCTCGTTCCGGCTACGATCGCTATGATCCCTACGACCGCTACTACTCCAG AGGTCAGTCTGGCTTCGATAACTCCGGACGTGGCTATTACTTTGCCACCGATGAGGACGATGGCGATATGAGAAACCGGGGCTCCGGTTACGCCTACAATCGCCCCTCAAACTCGCTGTCCACGCCCTGCGGCCGCATCTCCGGAAATTGTCCTTATGCTGGTGCCGGTTACTCCAAGGTCACGTCCTCGGCCATCGGCAGTGACAGCTCTCGCATCCCGGGACACACCAATGTCCTCGGCTCCGAGGGCGGTGGCTGGACGTACCTGGGAGATCGCGACCGAGACCGGGATCAGGACAAGGTCAGCGGCaagggcagcagcagcggcgggggcagcagcagtagcTCCAACAGCGTcagcagcaacggcaacggaggcagcggcagcggcggcagtCGGGATCGGGACAGGGATAGGGATGCACAGAG CTCTTCCTATGGTGGCCGACCACGTCCTCTAGGCGTCAGCTATCTACTGGAACGGGACTCGGACTCCTCGTCGGATGGCCCTGGAAAGCCGGCGAACCCAGCCGGTGGTGGTGTGGGTGGAGGTGGTGGTACTaatggtggtgctggtggccAGAGCATGCCAATTCCCGCTGCCCAGACAGCCGCCGAGGGAAGTTCCGGCACTGCTGAGCAGTAG
- the LOC6495633 gene encoding glycine-rich RNA-binding protein RZ1C isoform X5 produces MRAFMLLPFLALLVCVRAAVTGPEARSSVDSKDRQVATAGVGVLDSVLRGKSRQSRCVRCYEDRDRDRYYGGYSSRTGDDSRGSSWYYSGYEDRGSSRDRDYDRYYDRYRYYDDRYTPRTYDRYEGRGYDEYRRPSAYGSYDRERGYGYDNRDRYYTDRYSEGSSRDRYYDRSRSGYDRYDPYDRYYSSSSYGGRPRPLGVSYLLERDSDSSSDGPGKPANPAGGGVGGGGGTNGGAGGQSMPIPAAQTAAEGSSGTAEQ; encoded by the exons TTGCCCTTCTTAGCCCTGCTCGTCTGTGTGCGAGCGGCGGTGACCGGACCCGAGGCTAGGTCCAGTGTGGACTCCAAGGATCGGCAAGTGGCCACCGCGGGTGTGGGAGTCCTGGACTCGGTCCTGCGTGGCAAGAGCCGGCAGTCGCGCTGTGTACGCTGCTACGAGGATCGTGATCGGGATCGTTATTACGGCGGATACTCCAGCCGAACCGGAGACGATTCTCGCGGTAGTTCCTGGTATTATTCCGGGTACGAGGATCGCGGCAGCAGTCGGGATCGTGACTACGACAGGTATTATGACCGTTATCGGTACTACGATGATCGGTATACCCCAAGGACCTACGACCGGTACGAGGGTCGGGGCTACGACGAATACAGGCGTCCCTCGGCCTATGGATCCTACGACAGGGAGCGCGGCTATGGCTACGATAACCGAGATCGATACTACACCGATCGCTATAGTGAAGGTTCGTCTAGGG ATCGGTACTACGACCGCTCTCGTTCCGGCTACGATCGCTATGATCCCTACGACCGCTACTACTCCAG CTCTTCCTATGGTGGCCGACCACGTCCTCTAGGCGTCAGCTATCTACTGGAACGGGACTCGGACTCCTCGTCGGATGGCCCTGGAAAGCCGGCGAACCCAGCCGGTGGTGGTGTGGGTGGAGGTGGTGGTACTaatggtggtgctggtggccAGAGCATGCCAATTCCCGCTGCCCAGACAGCCGCCGAGGGAAGTTCCGGCACTGCTGAGCAGTAG
- the LOC6495633 gene encoding uncharacterized transmembrane protein DDB_G0289901 isoform X1, with product MRAFMLLPFLALLVCVRAAVTGPEARSSVDSKDRQVATAGVGVLDSVLRGKSRQSRCVRCYEDRDRDRYYGGYSSRTGDDSRGSSWYYSGYEDRGSSRDRDYDRYYDRYRYYDDRYTPRTYDRYEGRGYDEYRRPSAYGSYDRERGYGYDNRDRYYTDRYSEGSSRDRYYDRSRSGYDRYDPYDRYYSRYDFRNYRPWDETYRGQSGFDNSGRGYYFATDEDDGDMRNRGSGYAYNRPSNSLSTPCGRISGNCPYAGAGYSKVTSSAIGSDSSRIPGHTNVLGSEGGGWTYLGDRDRDRDQDKVSGKGSSSGGGSSSSSNSVSSNGNGGSGSGGSRDRDRDRDAQSSSYGGRPRPLGVSYLLERDSDSSSDGPGKPANPAGGGVGGGGGTNGGAGGQSMPIPAAQTAAEGSSGTAEQ from the exons TTGCCCTTCTTAGCCCTGCTCGTCTGTGTGCGAGCGGCGGTGACCGGACCCGAGGCTAGGTCCAGTGTGGACTCCAAGGATCGGCAAGTGGCCACCGCGGGTGTGGGAGTCCTGGACTCGGTCCTGCGTGGCAAGAGCCGGCAGTCGCGCTGTGTACGCTGCTACGAGGATCGTGATCGGGATCGTTATTACGGCGGATACTCCAGCCGAACCGGAGACGATTCTCGCGGTAGTTCCTGGTATTATTCCGGGTACGAGGATCGCGGCAGCAGTCGGGATCGTGACTACGACAGGTATTATGACCGTTATCGGTACTACGATGATCGGTATACCCCAAGGACCTACGACCGGTACGAGGGTCGGGGCTACGACGAATACAGGCGTCCCTCGGCCTATGGATCCTACGACAGGGAGCGCGGCTATGGCTACGATAACCGAGATCGATACTACACCGATCGCTATAGTGAAGGTTCGTCTAGGG ATCGGTACTACGACCGCTCTCGTTCCGGCTACGATCGCTATGATCCCTACGACCGCTACTACTCCAGGTATGATTTTCGCAACTATCGTCCTTGGGATGAGACCTACAG AGGTCAGTCTGGCTTCGATAACTCCGGACGTGGCTATTACTTTGCCACCGATGAGGACGATGGCGATATGAGAAACCGGGGCTCCGGTTACGCCTACAATCGCCCCTCAAACTCGCTGTCCACGCCCTGCGGCCGCATCTCCGGAAATTGTCCTTATGCTGGTGCCGGTTACTCCAAGGTCACGTCCTCGGCCATCGGCAGTGACAGCTCTCGCATCCCGGGACACACCAATGTCCTCGGCTCCGAGGGCGGTGGCTGGACGTACCTGGGAGATCGCGACCGAGACCGGGATCAGGACAAGGTCAGCGGCaagggcagcagcagcggcgggggcagcagcagtagcTCCAACAGCGTcagcagcaacggcaacggaggcagcggcagcggcggcagtCGGGATCGGGACAGGGATAGGGATGCACAGAG CTCTTCCTATGGTGGCCGACCACGTCCTCTAGGCGTCAGCTATCTACTGGAACGGGACTCGGACTCCTCGTCGGATGGCCCTGGAAAGCCGGCGAACCCAGCCGGTGGTGGTGTGGGTGGAGGTGGTGGTACTaatggtggtgctggtggccAGAGCATGCCAATTCCCGCTGCCCAGACAGCCGCCGAGGGAAGTTCCGGCACTGCTGAGCAGTAG
- the LOC6495633 gene encoding glycine-rich RNA-binding protein RZ1C isoform X4: MRAFMLLPFLALLVCVRAAVTGPEARSSVDSKDRQVATAGVGVLDSVLRGKSRQSRCVRCYEDRDRDRYYGGYSSRTGDDSRGSSWYYSGYEDRGSSRDRDYDRYYDRYRYYDDRYTPRTYDRYEGRGYDEYRRPSAYGSYDRERGYGYDNRDRYYTDRYSEGSSRDRYYDRSRSGYDRYDPYDRYYSRGQSGFDNSGRGYYFATDEDDGDMRNRGSGYAYNRPSNSLSTPCGRISGNCPYAGAGYSKVTSSAIGSDSSRIPGHTNVLGSEGGGWTYLGDRDRDRDQDKVSGKGSSSGGGSSSSSNSVSSNGNGGSGSGGSRDRDRDRDAQRLALLSPLIALPMVADHVL, from the exons TTGCCCTTCTTAGCCCTGCTCGTCTGTGTGCGAGCGGCGGTGACCGGACCCGAGGCTAGGTCCAGTGTGGACTCCAAGGATCGGCAAGTGGCCACCGCGGGTGTGGGAGTCCTGGACTCGGTCCTGCGTGGCAAGAGCCGGCAGTCGCGCTGTGTACGCTGCTACGAGGATCGTGATCGGGATCGTTATTACGGCGGATACTCCAGCCGAACCGGAGACGATTCTCGCGGTAGTTCCTGGTATTATTCCGGGTACGAGGATCGCGGCAGCAGTCGGGATCGTGACTACGACAGGTATTATGACCGTTATCGGTACTACGATGATCGGTATACCCCAAGGACCTACGACCGGTACGAGGGTCGGGGCTACGACGAATACAGGCGTCCCTCGGCCTATGGATCCTACGACAGGGAGCGCGGCTATGGCTACGATAACCGAGATCGATACTACACCGATCGCTATAGTGAAGGTTCGTCTAGGG ATCGGTACTACGACCGCTCTCGTTCCGGCTACGATCGCTATGATCCCTACGACCGCTACTACTCCAG AGGTCAGTCTGGCTTCGATAACTCCGGACGTGGCTATTACTTTGCCACCGATGAGGACGATGGCGATATGAGAAACCGGGGCTCCGGTTACGCCTACAATCGCCCCTCAAACTCGCTGTCCACGCCCTGCGGCCGCATCTCCGGAAATTGTCCTTATGCTGGTGCCGGTTACTCCAAGGTCACGTCCTCGGCCATCGGCAGTGACAGCTCTCGCATCCCGGGACACACCAATGTCCTCGGCTCCGAGGGCGGTGGCTGGACGTACCTGGGAGATCGCGACCGAGACCGGGATCAGGACAAGGTCAGCGGCaagggcagcagcagcggcgggggcagcagcagtagcTCCAACAGCGTcagcagcaacggcaacggaggcagcggcagcggcggcagtCGGGATCGGGACAGGGATAGGGATGCACAGAG GCTTGCCCTCTTGTCGCCCCTTATAGCTCTTCCTATGGTGGCCGACCACGTCCTCTAG
- the LOC6495633 gene encoding glycine-rich RNA-binding protein RZ1C isoform X3 produces the protein MRAFMLLPFLALLVCVRAAVTGPEARSSVDSKDRQVATAGVGVLDSVLRGKSRQSRCVRCYEDRDRDRYYGGYSSRTGDDSRGSSWYYSGYEDRGSSRDRDYDRYYDRYRYYDDRYTPRTYDRYEGRGYDEYRRPSAYGSYDRERGYGYDNRDRYYTDRYSEGSSRDRYYDRSRSGYDRYDPYDRYYSRYDFRNYRPWDETYRGQSGFDNSGRGYYFATDEDDGDMRNRGSGYAYNRPSNSLSTPCGRISGNCPYAGAGYSKVTSSAIGSDSSRIPGHTNVLGSEGGGWTYLGDRDRDRDQDKVSGKGSSSGGGSSSSSNSVSSNGNGGSGSGGSRDRDRDRDAQRLALLSPLIALPMVADHVL, from the exons TTGCCCTTCTTAGCCCTGCTCGTCTGTGTGCGAGCGGCGGTGACCGGACCCGAGGCTAGGTCCAGTGTGGACTCCAAGGATCGGCAAGTGGCCACCGCGGGTGTGGGAGTCCTGGACTCGGTCCTGCGTGGCAAGAGCCGGCAGTCGCGCTGTGTACGCTGCTACGAGGATCGTGATCGGGATCGTTATTACGGCGGATACTCCAGCCGAACCGGAGACGATTCTCGCGGTAGTTCCTGGTATTATTCCGGGTACGAGGATCGCGGCAGCAGTCGGGATCGTGACTACGACAGGTATTATGACCGTTATCGGTACTACGATGATCGGTATACCCCAAGGACCTACGACCGGTACGAGGGTCGGGGCTACGACGAATACAGGCGTCCCTCGGCCTATGGATCCTACGACAGGGAGCGCGGCTATGGCTACGATAACCGAGATCGATACTACACCGATCGCTATAGTGAAGGTTCGTCTAGGG ATCGGTACTACGACCGCTCTCGTTCCGGCTACGATCGCTATGATCCCTACGACCGCTACTACTCCAGGTATGATTTTCGCAACTATCGTCCTTGGGATGAGACCTACAG AGGTCAGTCTGGCTTCGATAACTCCGGACGTGGCTATTACTTTGCCACCGATGAGGACGATGGCGATATGAGAAACCGGGGCTCCGGTTACGCCTACAATCGCCCCTCAAACTCGCTGTCCACGCCCTGCGGCCGCATCTCCGGAAATTGTCCTTATGCTGGTGCCGGTTACTCCAAGGTCACGTCCTCGGCCATCGGCAGTGACAGCTCTCGCATCCCGGGACACACCAATGTCCTCGGCTCCGAGGGCGGTGGCTGGACGTACCTGGGAGATCGCGACCGAGACCGGGATCAGGACAAGGTCAGCGGCaagggcagcagcagcggcgggggcagcagcagtagcTCCAACAGCGTcagcagcaacggcaacggaggcagcggcagcggcggcagtCGGGATCGGGACAGGGATAGGGATGCACAGAG GCTTGCCCTCTTGTCGCCCCTTATAGCTCTTCCTATGGTGGCCGACCACGTCCTCTAG